From the genome of Candidozyma auris chromosome 2, complete sequence, one region includes:
- the SOG2 gene encoding Sog2p — translation MKASKASRRMGLIINKNKKIEPRSVKQSDNSSEFSIDETENLTSTLTSSGSPPMTFKARSRQNTMTEINDMLQQPELHDSEFRSGAYFRRLSTLQELPSNEGIHFKNRMDRSDECTKANDNNNGKSSLGTCNVRTHDVPSSSAADVEDTSVDLSNMLKVARKVLFSYSEFHSSIKRLTGFCTDRKVAARSITKLHDSKSEIDLLVGTMESVEEFKGNSEELVSRVTSCVESFRQTLHFLLDNFAFFVSRIDVCFIRMVYLTIFGAFNELMNAHKILNPTMKRSTTRGITADIRAKLQATQLSDVQLDSSKESSGSLQHHYLDNIASVDEVDDKLYGAIDIAVVNAQVVFNDLTKTINKSAVASTNDVSQVMSSNVASKFKDLTNTCISLMEITKRISSKLPAIRTTTSHHSKKIFWDDINAFLKAIIQTFSSVKLIMKDVPILYEMRQSMANLTKATKDLTILLEASSYSAFSESTNTGGLSWSSSQTNLIAAPPVRTPLVATVGAAAAQTIMPNNENSSLTVFGIDHSGAGNGNTNDQANYFAISE, via the coding sequence ATGAAAGCCTCAAAAGCTTCGAGAAGAATGGGATTGATCATTAACAAAAATAAGAAGATTGAACCTCGCTCTGTTAAACAACTGGATAATTCAAGCGAGTTCTCAATCGATGAAACTGAGAATTTAACTTCTACATTGACCTCAAGTGGCTCTCCTCCGATGACTTTCAAAGCAAGATCACGACAAAACACCATGACGGAAATTAACGATATGCTACAACAACCTGAGCTTCATGATTCAGAATTTAGGTCTGGTGCCTACTTTCGTCGATTGTCAACTCTACAAGAGCTACCGCTGAACGAGGGCATCCACTTCAAGAATAGGATGGATCGCCTGGACGAGTGTACAAAGGCAAATGACAATAATAATGGAAAATCCTCACTTGGAACTTGCAATGTGCGAACGCATGATGTTCCTCTGTCTTCGGCAGCTGACGTTGAGGACACATCTGTTGACTTATCAAATATGTTGAAGGTAGCTAGGAAGgttcttttttcttataGTGAGTTTCACTCATCTATAAAGCGTTTAACTGGATTCTGTACGGACAGAAAAGTGGCTGCAAGATCGATTACTAAACTTCATGATTCCAAAAGTGAAATCGACCTACTAGTGGGTACAATGGAACTGGTTGAGGAGTTCAAGGGCAATAGCGAGGAGCTTGTGTCTAGAGTTACCAGCTGTGTTGAGTCATTTAGGCAGACTTTACACTTCTTATTGGATAACTTTGCATTCTTTGTTTCTCGTATCGACGTGTGCTTCATAAGAATGGTCTATTTAACAATCTTTGGCGCTTTTAATGAATTGATGAACGCGCACAAGATATTGAATCCAACCATGAAACGTTCAACAACGCGTGGTATAACTGCGGATATCAGAGCAAAGCTTCAAGCAACCCAATTATCTGATGTCCAACTTGATCTGCTGAAAGAATCACTGGGAAGTTTGCAACATCACTACTTGGATAACATTGCTTCTGTGGACGAGGTCGACGATAAATTATATGGAGCAATTGACATAGCTGTCGTGAATGCACAAGTGGTTTTCAATGATCTCACGAAGACGATCAATAAAAGTGCAGTTGCATCAACGAATGATGTTTCTCAGGTTATGAGCTCAAATGTTGCTTCCAAATTCAAAGATTTAACCAACACCTGTATTTCCTTGATGGAAATAACTAAGCGAATCTCCTCAAAATTACCAGCGATTAGGACTACTACTTCGCATCATTCTAAAAAAATCTTCTGGGATGACATCAATGCCTTTCTTAAGGCAATAATTCAAACATTTTCATCAGTAAAACTCATTATGAAGGATGTTCCTATCTTATACGAAATGCGACAGTCGATGGCAAATCTCACAAAAGCAACCAAAGATCTAACAATTTTGTTAGAAGCATCTTCCTACAGTGCTTTTTCAGAGTCAACTAATACCGGTGGCTTATCATGGAGTAGTTCCCAAACAAATTTGATTGCAGCTCCTCCGGTAAGGACTCCACTCGTTGCAACTGTCGGGGCGGCTGCTGCGCAAACTATCATGCCAAATAACGAGAACTCTTCACTCACAGTATTCGGTATTGATCACAGTGGTGCAGGCAATGGGAATACCAATGACCAGGCTAACTACTTTGCAATCTCTGAGTAG
- a CDS encoding glutamine-dependent NAD(+) synthetase, which produces MGQFVTIATCNLNQWALDFEGNRDRIIRSIEEAKKRNASLRVGPELEITGYGCLDHFAENDLFDNSWDMYAQILEHPSTSDILLDIGMPIIHKSIKYNCRIISYNRKILLIRPKLFLANDGNYREMRYFTPWLRPRYHETYYLPKCIQRATGQRTVDIGDCVIQTIDTKIGAETCEELFTPQSPHISMALDGVEIITNSSGSHHELRKLDTRMQLIAEATKKCGGVYIYSNQKGCDGDRLYYDGCASIVVNGAMVAQGNQFSLNDVEVIAATIDLDDVRSYRSQKSAALQSVAQTHSYHNIYVDFELANPSNTLNHDIVSAKPVDIHYFLPEEEIALGPACWLWDYLRRSKAGGFFLPLSGGIDSCATAVIVHSMCRQVVQAIKNGNQEVLSDIRELTNDCKFSPTSPQEVAGRLFYTSFMGTTNSSNDTRQRAKDLAIDIGSNHVDLNMDAVISSVVRLFEIATGRRPVFKIFGGSNIENLALQNIQARLRMVLSYLFAQLLPWTYQRKGSLLVLGSANVDECLRGYLTKYDCSSADINPIGGISKTDLKSFIKWARDCYELPILKDFLDATPTAELEPITKDYVQSDEVDMGMTYAELSRFGKLRKVDKCGPQSMFIKLYHEWSQPPFNYSAEIVAEKVKKFWFFYAINRHKMTTMTPAYHAEQYSPDDNRFDLRPFLINPRFPLASKKIDEMVHKIGKTDGEAQ; this is translated from the coding sequence ATGGGGCAGTTTGTAACCATTGCGACCTGCAACTTGAACCAATGGGCGCTTGATTTCGAGGGAAATCGCGATAGAATCATTAGAAGCATtgaggaggccaagaagcGAAATGCCTCATTGAGAGTGGGTCCCGAGCTTGAGATTACTGGTTATGGGTGCCTCGATCATTTTGCCGAAAACGACTTGTTTGATAATTCATGGGATATGTATGCACAGATTCTTGAACATCCCTCGACATCTGATATTCTCCTTGATATCGGAATGCCAATTATTCACAAGTCCATCAAGTATAATTGCCGAATTATCAGTTACAACAGGAAAATCCTATTGATAAGGCCAAAACTTTTCCTTGCAAATGATGGAAACTATAGGGAGATGAGGTACTTCACCCCATGGTTGCGTCCAAGATACCATGAAACGTACTACTTGCCAAAATGTATCCAGCGCGCTACGGGACAGCGAACTGTAGACATTGGTGACTGTGTTATTCAGACCATAGACACCAAGATTGGAGCAGAAACTTGTGAAGAGTTATTCACCCCACAGTCTCCGCATATCTCCATGGCTTTGGACGGTGTTGAGATAATCACTAATTCCTCAGGCTCACATCACGAGCTTCGTAAACTTGACACTAGGATGCAACTCATTGCGGAggcaacaaaaaaatgtgGAGGCGTTTATATCTATTCCAATCAAAAAGGATGTGATGGCGATCGTTTATATTATGATGGCTGTGCAAGCATTGTTGTTAATGGTGCTATGGTTGCACAGGGAAATCAATTTTCCCTAAACGATGTTGAGGTTATAGCAGCAACTATTGATTTAGACGATGTTCGATCATATCGTTCACAGAAATCAGCTGCACTTCAATCTGTGGCGCAAACGCATTCTTATCATAATATCTATGTCGATTTCGAGCTCGCAAACCCCTCGAATACATTGAATCACGACATCGTATCTGCAAAGCCAGTTGACATTCACTATTTTCTCCCCGAGGAGGAAATCGCTCTCGGGCCAGCATGTTGGTTGTGGGATTATTTGAGGAGATCGAAAGCAGGtggctttttcttgcctcTTAGCGGAGGCATCGATTCTTGTGCAACTGCTGTGATAGTCCACTCTATGTGCCGCCAAGTGGTACAAGCTATCAAAAATGGTAATCAAGAGGTTCTCAGTGATATTCGTGAACTTACAAATGATTGCAAATTTAGTCCAACCTCGCCACAAGAGGTCGCAGGACGACTTTTTTATACTTCATTTATGGGAACCACCAACTCCTCAAATGATACTCGTCAAAGAGCAAAGGACCTTGCGATCGATATTGGCTCAAATCATGTCGACTTAAACATGGATGCAGTCATTTCTTCGGTTGTTCggctttttgaaattgccaCTGGACGCCGCCCAGTGTTCAAAATATTTGGAGGGTCAAATATAGAGAATCTTGCGTTGCAAAATATCCAGGCCCGTTTGAGAATGGTACTCAGTTACCTTTTTGCTCAGTTGCTACCTTGGACTTATCAACGTAAGGGCAGTTTGCTAGTTTTGGGAAGCGCCAATGTTGATGAATGTTTACGAGGGTATCTCACCAAATACGATTGCTCTAGTGCTGATATCAATCCGATCGGCGGGATTTCTAAGACTGATCTAAAATCGTTTATAAAATGGGCGAGAGATTGTTACGAGCTTCcgattttgaaagatttTTTGGACGCTACTCCTACCGCAGAGTTAGAGCCCATCACGAAGGATTACGTTCAGTCTGATGAAGTCGACATGGGTATGACTTATGCTGAGCTCTCTCGTTTTGGTAAGCTACGTAAGGTGGATAAATGTGGACCACAATCGATGTTCATCAAACTATATCATGAATGGTCTCAGCCTCCTTTCAACTACTCCGCAGAAATCGTTGCcgaaaaagtgaaaaagttTTGGTTCTTTTACGCTATTAACCGCCATAAAATGAC